One Cucumis melo cultivar AY chromosome 8, USDA_Cmelo_AY_1.0, whole genome shotgun sequence genomic window, AACCAATGCTTAAATTATAAGGAGAACTAGAAATCATAGAGCGGAAAAAACCACATCAACTATTCTCATAGAAGTCATTTCCTAGCAGTTCTTGCTCAAAAACTGATGTCTTAACATTACTTTCAATTTTTTCCAAAACAATTTCTAATGTAAACATCACATTGGTTTAGTACACAAATAACAACTTCATCTAACATTTGCACCAAATGACATTAAAACCAAGACTATCAGTCTATTGAAACATAAATCTATTTTCATATCACACGGTTGAGCAAAAACCTTACGTGCAGAGCTCTAACCAAAAGAGGTTTCTGCTTCAGAATTTCCATGAACAATCTTTTAGCCGTGCCCAGCTCCCCCAATGTCTCATAACAAAGAGCCAACAAAAGTCTCCATTCAACCTCATCAGGCTCAAGATCAATCAACCTCTTAACATACTTAATGGCCTCCTCTGTCTTTCCACTCCtcattttcccatacaaaacaGCTTTCAGAGTATCAACATTACTTGGATCATGCTCCAAGATCCTCTCCCACATCTCTTCACTATCCCCCTCTGGAATTTGAGCTTTTTCGGCCAATGTTGGGTTTTTGCTGCTTGTCTGAGCAGGCAATGCCCTGGCATATCTTAAATTGAAACAACCCATGAAGATAAATGACCCAACAAGAAAACCCACAAATTTTTCAACGATATACTTCGAAAGTTTTATCTGGGGTGAGGTAGAACGACGTATATCGGACTCAGAGAGGTTTGAGAAGAGGGTATTGTGAATGGGGGAATGAAAAATTTTCGGTGAATAGAACAAGCTTTGGGAGGATAGTTTGTAATTCTTCTGAAGAATGCTAAATCGAAAGTTAGACAATGCCCGGACATTGTAGCTTGAGAATTTGGGTGGTCCGGGAAGTTCAATTTGAGAAGAAACTGAGAAAGCTGAAGTTGAAGTTGAAGCCATTTCTTCTGCCGAAGAGCCGAACGGTTACctggatttttattttatttatttttggacTTTTTTTTACCTTCATACAAAAACCTAAGGAAACTGCACGTGCGCGGCACACCATGTCTTAAATCCGTGGGTCAGTATTTATACATTGGAGCTTAAACCTTCGAAAAACCCTTTGGAGCGCAGATAAGTTCTCTCCCCAATATTGCTGTGTTAAGCTCCACCGGAAAGACAACAACTTCCGCGACAATCCTACGGAGATAAGCAAATCAAAGAATGAGGAAGAAAGTAGACGAACGTATCAGAACTCTCATTGAAAATGGTGTCAAATCAAGGCATCGTTCCATGTTTGTAATCATCGGAGATAAGTCCCGGGATCAGGTACTCTTCTCCCTCTCCGGTGATGGTTTGACCgttctattattttaattgttgGGCATTTCTATTTGATGATGTTGGGCGGTTTATACTTGGTTTTAGTACGATATATTTCCAGTACTAAATTCCACTCGAGGGAAGTGATAGCATAAGTTGATTGCTTTATATGGAATTTTACAGATAGTGAATCTCCACTACATGTTAAGTAAGGCGACGATCAAATCCAGGCCAAATGTGCTCTGGTGCTACAGAGATAAACTTGAGCTCAGCAGGTTAGTTCTTGAATGGTAGAATTTTCGTACTTTTTGGCTTTCTATTATCCAACTGTTTTTCggtttctttaattttttttaactaacaTCAAACTGTTTGATATTTGATTGGGTCTATATTATATGTGACAGTCATAGGAAAAAACGTGCAAAGCAAGTTAAAAAGTTGATGCAGAGGGGGCTTTTGGATCCTGAGAAGGTCgatcctttttctctttttctcgaAACTGGAGGAATAACATATTGTTTGTACAAAGATTCAGAAAGGATTCTTGGTAATACATTCGGAATGTGTATACTTCAGGTAGATATTCATACTGCAgaaatgttttatttatttatttattattattattatccaGCTTTTCTCATAGTTAATTATCGGCTGTTTAAAAATTGTCACTGTTTTCTATAATCATCATTTCCTGATATTAGGATTTTGAAGCTTTGACCCCCAATCTGCTTGCAAGAACCATAGAAACAGTGGAGGGTGGTGGATTAATAATCTTGCTGTTACGTTCCTTATCCTCATTGACCAGTCTTTACACCATGGTCATGGTATGCGGTTTCTATATTTTTACAAGTTTTCTTTTTCAGCGGAAGCTTATTCATTCATTTAGAGCAGTATATTTTACTAAGAAGCATTGGACATGGATACAACATGGCGACATGCCATGTTTTAAAAATCTAGAACACAACACAGCCAAGGAtacatttattaaaatattcattttttaaaaaatatatatgactTTTATGGTGAAAGAAAATTCATAatgaatgaattgatgcattTATATGCTTGCAAGACTTCACTTTATATATGTATGTCCTTTTAGTCTACTCAACGAGTATTCTATGCGTGTCTAATGCATTTGTTCCACAAACAAGTTCTGATAGCAGGTCCACCAAGTGTCAGAGTGTCCAAATGTTCGACATGTGTCGGACATGGACATGCAAGCCAAACTAAAGTGTTTGTGcttcttaaatattttatataagaTATAAGAATTACATAGAAGGATATGTGGCAAAAAGATATTCTTTGAAATGTTGAATCAATATGTCTAGTTGACTTCACTAAACCCTAACTGGACCCTTCTCTCGTTTCTTGTaaccatttattttatttttagcaTTATCCTATATAGAGGCAATCACTCAAAATGGATGTAGTAATTAGTCTTTATTCATACGTAGGAGTATCAATACTGACGTTCCTGTAAAATACACAGTTGTTCCTGTTTTGGCTATGTAGGGGTGTATGCTACTATGTTGTGGGGAATTTTCGGGGAGAGAAATAATACAGTTTTTTAGAGGGATTTAGAGGCAGTCTTTTGATTCAATGCATCTCTTTGGGCTCTggtaacattttttttcctggtgCCCTTAGCTTCTGATGTTGACATCGTTTTTCTGTGTCTAAATTTTGATCTTACTCTTCAAGTAGGAtgctaaatatttttttatgatataaaTATCGGTATTCATTGGATGCTAGACCATGATATAGTTTTCGTTGTACCCTTCATAGTTCTTCTTTATTATTTCAAAAACATCTCATAGAGGTTGATGCCAGGATGTTCATGAAAGGTATCGAACAGAATCCCATTTGGAGGCAGCTGGTCGCTTTAATGAACGCTTTTTATTGTCACTTGCATCATGCAAAGCATGCGTTTTAATGGATGACGAGATGAATGTACTACCAATTTCCTCCCATATAAGGTCAATTACTCCAATTCCAGTGAAAGAGGTACATTTCAGCATCTATAGATTGCAAAACAGTATGAACAAGATTTTCTATCACGTGACACACACTCacatatatataaacttctttGCCAAAATGAAATTACCTGGGTACAgtattaatttaattgtttaattattaaaaaaataaatgtccTAATTTCAAATGAGTTAAGTATACTAGCGGAAAGCCAGTAGGAATCTACTTGGCTGTACATAATGTCCCTCCATTCATATTTGGGGATTGCTTCTATACATTTTGATTTTACATTCTCTTGAATGAGAAGTTCATCCTTAATATTTTTAAAGGAGTTAATGATCTGGTCTGGAGGCTCAAAATTGTGGCAATAGAGGGAGCAGAAGTTGACAATAAGAGAGATTGGTAAAAATTGAAACAAGAAGCTTTATTGAATTGTGAAAGGGAAATAAGAAATGTGTGTGATTGTTGTAAATATTCTTAATATTCTTAATGGATTTGCTTGTTGCTGGACGAATTTTTACAAAGGACCTCATATCAAGCTCATTTTCTAAGAGTAGCTTGATAAagtttacttttaaaaaatgcGTATGTTTAAAAAATTCAGAATTATAATATTAACATGTAAACCTATAAAAATGATAAAGATTGTGCATGTATTGAAATTTTGTATTGTAGAAAGAGGGTGCTAGGTGCCAATCATGAAGTTAAATGTGCAACTGAAAATTATTTTTGATGAATGCATGCCAATATAGCCTTGACGCATGataattatttaaaacatgCAATTAAATGGCATATAGGCACCCCATTATGCATGGACAAATGCATTAGCCTGTCCTCCTGCCCATTGAATGGGTGAAACCATGAGGAGTTCTCAGACGGGCATGATTCATTCaaatttgattcttttttctaCATCTAATTCTGTCACAATTTTTTGCACACCCCATATTTAGTGAGGTTGCTCTTGTTtctttgagaaaagaaaagaaataactTACCCCCGCTGAAGTTCTATTCACCTTTTCTTCTTTGTAATTCCCTCTGAAGTTCTAATTCACCTTTTCTTCTTTGTAATTCTTATTTATCTAACAATATTATTTTCTCTTCATTACAAAGGACTCAGAGGGGCTTCCTGAAGGAGAATGGGACCTTAAGAATCTGAAAGAACAGCTAAGTGATGAGTTCCCTGTTGGCCCTCTTATAAAGAAGTGTTGTACGCTGGACCAGGTTTAGATGATTTCTGCTACAAATTGCAGTTCAGTCTATAACTAATCTGACTGTATTTTTCACTCACGACTTAGATTGGGAGTTTTTTGTTTAATACGTTATAGGGAAGGGCTGTTGTAACATTTTTGGATGCAATTTTGGATAAGACACTTCGATGTACAGTTGCATTGCTTGCTGGTCGTGGTCGGGGCAAATCAGCTGCTTTAGGATTGGCAGTTGCTGGGGCTGTTGCTGCTGGGTAGTGTTTATTTAAATCCGTTTACTACAATATGCTTTTAAATACAAGAGTCCATTGTATTTTGACAAGAGTATTTATGTTCAAGGTACTCCAATATTTTTGTTACTGCACCCAGTCCTGAGAATCTGAAAACATTGTTCGACTTTGTTTGCAAGGGTCTGAATGCAGTTGAATATAAGGTAAGATTGTTTACTGTTTCATTTGTATGGACATGCCTTCTAATATCACTTATGAATTTGATGAAAAATCTTATTACACTAAATTACTTTCAAGGGTTTTCAATTGAATTTATATGAGgctaatttctttttctttctaacttcATGGGTTTATGTTTTTGAATTATACCATTTCAAGCTTGTTGCGTGTGTTGGTTAAGTGGAGGTTGTAGTTAGTCAGTGGAGTGGGGGCTAGGGATTGATAGCTTGAGATTATATAACGAGGCTTTGTTGGAGAAATGGTTGTGGCAGTTCTTCATGAAGCAAGATGCTTTGTGACACAAAGTCATTGTGAGCCGGTATGCCCTGCACCCTTATGAGGGGTAGCGGTTGGTGGTGCCAAAGGGCCTTATAAAAGCCTTTGTTAGGGGAAGGGGCACAAATGTCTGTTTCTAGGAGGATCGGTGGGTAGGAGCTAAACCTTTTCAAGAGTTGTTCCCTTGCTTATACTATACTTCGAGTAAAGAAGTTGCATTTTGTGGCTTTTATTATTTTGGGCATAATTCGTCCTCTTTGTTGTTGGGCTTTAATTGTCTGTCTTTATAACAAAGAGGCACTACAGGTTGTGGATCTGCTTTCTATTCTTCATAATCAGCAGGTGTTTCGAGGGAGAAGGGACTCTAGGCTTTAGACCTTTGATCCCTATAGAAATTTCTCTTGTAGTTATTCTTTTGCCTATTTTCTATCCATTCTctgtcccaaactgtctctaCTTTCTCCTCCATCAAGTAGGTTAAAATTTATAGGTAGATAATTTTTTCTGTGTGGCATTTTAAAGACAGTCCCTTTATCCCATTTTTCGCTTATTTGCTAGTTTCTAAACAAAAATTACCCTTGGATTGGAGTCCCTTACACTTTGTAGCTCCTTTTTGGTGGGGCTGGTATTTTGTAGTTGTATGCAATACTGCCCTTGCATGGTTTGTATCAAATGTCAATTTTCCCTGTGATCTTTCATCAGTAATCTTAGATGGTCACACTCGGTAAATATTGAGACACTGCCgatgttttgttatttttgaagtatacacccccccccccccccccccccccccccccccgatatATTGCTATTAATTGATGCTTCTTGTCATAAAACTTCAATCCCGTGGGGTGGGGTCTCTTTTGAAAAAGCATTCCTTATCCTTGTTGAGTTCTCTTTCAGGTTAGAAGCCTTTTTTTCTTGGGCTATTAGCAATTATATAGAAGTTGGTGCTATTATTGCATTCTCTTTCAGTTAAGATCTTATTTAAAAATTGATATTTCTGATTCCTCTGGTGTTTGAGGGGGGGATACACTGGGAAAGACAATTGCGCCTTTCATCTCTTCCTCCGATGACCTATATTGGATCTGTGTTATCCTTGTTATTTAAAATTGTGGATATTACATGTGTTTACAGGAACATATAGACTTTGATGTGGTGAAGAGTACCAACCCGGAATTCAAGAAAGCAACAGTGCGCATTAATATCTATAAACAACACAGACAAACAATTCAGGTTGGTAGATTCTCTGACCTTTTCTTTTGACATTTTCCTTGGTGGACGTGTTTATCCTGATGTTAAGGCAAGTTTTCAATTTAAGTAACAAGAACTAAAGAACAATATATCTCTTTTCTAACTGAGATAACATCATAGACTCTGATCAATTTCCTTTTTGTATTCTATTTGTTGTGCAGTACATACAGCCACAGGAGCATGAAAAACTCTCTCAGGTTGAGCTGTTGGTTGTTGATGAAGCAGCAGCCATACCGTTGCCAGTTGTTAAATCTTTACTTGGTCCTTACTTAGTCTTCCTTTCATCTACTGTGAATGGGTATTACTTTGATTCTTTTTAGTTAAGCCTTTTGCTATCTGCTTAGTTATTTCGCTTTGAGTTTCTTGTTGCATACTATGTTGGGAAGTATCCTCGAAGGCATTTTAAATGCGTAGATTCTCTAGTTTCTTTTGATCTTGAAGCGATGAGTAATacctttcttctttcattgtctGCACCTAAAGGTATGAGGGTACTGGTCGATCATTATCATTAAAGCTCTTGCAGCAGTTGGAGGAGCAAAGCCAGGTTTCGAATAAGAGTGTGGAAGGCTCTGTCTCTGGTAATTTAGAACTAGACTTGTAGTTTTACGTGCCAACGTGATGGTTTCTGCTGTAGCATGCAAATTACACCAGTTCTATCTTGTTGAGCCATAAAATACATTCCCCTTCATTCCAATTTTGGAAGGTTTGTCTTTAAAAGTTCTAAAAAATCCTAAACAAAAGTTACCTACCTAGAAATTTTAAAGACAAACCCTTCGTCCCAATTTTGGCTTATTTGCTAATTTCTCACACAAATTTGAATGTAGGTCGTTTGTTCAAAAAGATAGAACTAAGTGAATCCATTCGATATGCTTCTGCGGATCCTATTGAGCTATGGCTCCATGGTTTGCTTTGCTTAGATGTGACCAGTTCAATCCCGCCTATTAACAGGTTAGGTTGTCTTTCAAACGTACTttgattttatgtttttaagaATATGACAAGGGGGTGTCAACCTAATTGAGATGTTTGGGTGCGCCTGCTGATCTAGTTATGCTTTATGCTTTATACTTTTCGTATAACCCTCATGCTTAGAGCATTAATATCTTTCATTTtacatttatatgaataaagagtctgtttccttttttaaaaaagtgtaCTTGTACAAAGGAGGAATAGGAGAAAATGGGAAAGAATTCAGTTTAGAAGTTTTACCTCCCGTTCCCTTTTGATGGTAGAAAGATGATTATTTTCCATCTTGTTCTTTGAGAACAGATTGCCTCCGCCAGGTGAGTGTGACCTCTACTATGTAAATCGAGACACACTCTTTTCCTACCACAGAGATAGTGAGCTGTTTTTGCAGGTAATTGGTGTCAAATAATACGATCTGTATTTTATGGTTGGATATGTTAGTTGGAAACTGGGGCTCCTGTGTTATATGTGCCTTCATATTTTCTGGTACTCTGATAATTGCAGCGAATGATGTCCCTTTACGTTGCTTCTCACTACAAAAACTCTCCCAACGATTTGCAACTGATGGCAGATGCGCCAGCACACCATCTATTTGTATTGCTTGGTATGTCTTGCAGTTTTGTGTATTGACCTGCTTGTGAGCAGCTGGTTTTTACTGACGGTAGAAATGCAGGCCCAGTTGATGAGACAAGTAATCAACTTCCAGATATTTTGTGTGTTGTTCAGGTTGATATCTATCTGAttgtttttcgtttttcttttgttgataAGAAAACTACCTTGTAGAAGTCACTGGAAAAGTGCAACCCCAATTCACTCtatgatattttttaattcCATTCAACAGCAAGAAAGATTGCAAGTGGGGGAAAATACCGTCCATTGTATTTAAGCAATAAGctaaaatttgagaaattttatgCTTTTCTACTCCTAGGCTAACCTATGATGGTTCTATAAAAGCACCGCTACGGCAAACCCAATCGTATATAAATGGATTTAAgctagaatttgagaaattttggTGGATGTAAAAGGTCCATTTCTCTTTCACATAATTGATGTTAGTTTTTCTTCccctaaataatttttttggttCTCTAAGATTTATGCCCGCCTTATGTCAAATATCTAAATTCTGGACAACGTTCCTATCTTTACGATTTCTTGATTATTTCAATTTTCCTTTGCCTAGGTCTGCCTTGAAGGACAAATCTCGCGTAAATCTGCTATGAAAAGCTTGAGTGCTGGTCATCAGCCATTTGGGGACCAAATACCATGGAAATTTTGTGAACAGTTTCGGGAAGCAAATTTTCCCAGTCTTTCTGGTGCTCGAATAGTACGGATTGCAACCCATCCAAGTGCCATGAGGGTAATGCTTTGGCTATATTGTACAAGTGTGCTCGTCCAAGTTGTGTAAGCTTTTCTAATCGTGCAATTTCATTTTTGTAGCTTGGATATGGATCACAAGCAGTAGAACTTTTGACCAGGTAAGGAAGTACTTTGagcaaaatttaatttttgattttCAATCCTTATGCAGATCGGAAGTTGGGGCTAatcttgaaattttcttttttttgaaccTTGAATGGTACATGAGcaggaaaaaaaatacaaatataaagATCTGGAATCCATAGCGATTTATCTAAAATAAGTGTGATGGCGTGAAATAATAAAACAGAGGAAAAGATTTGAACAAGAACCCAAGCGAAAGAAGGTACTTGAAGGTCTTCAAATTTGGGGCGAAAAATAAGAGTTAAAAAGAGTAAAACATCTACACAAAGAGACATTATTTAGAAAAGTAGCTGTCGGAAATTCCAAATGATCAAGCTTCTTGTTGAAATTCTGTCATTTCTTTCTAGCCACATTCCCCAAGTGAAACATCTGACCCGGTTTAGCTAAAgaatttgatttcttttgtaAATGTGATCATATCACTATACAAAGACGGGCAAGTCCTTGGTGCTGTTTGGACGAGTTGTGTTAAAATTGAAGCACAGCCCAAAATATGGTCTCCGTGATAGATTAGATATTTGAAAGGCCGAAGCCAACAAAGGCCAACTGTTTTCAAAAGGACTTCCCAATTGTTTAATATAtgtaaaaaaattcaaatagttACAAAATCTGATTTGAGAGATAAGCTGATGAAGTACCCACAAAAGTGACGAGGTGTATAACTTCTTTCCAAGAAAAAATTAACCCACCTAAACCCCTTGTTTAGAATTTTTGATTGCATAGTATCCAGAAGATAGTAATTTTTCGAGCTATTGTTGTATGCTTATGCATTCTTTCATTTGAGaggtttcttgaaaaaaatcatcaaattgtTGGAACAAACAAACCTGAAACCATAAAGAATCAAGATTAAACCTTCACCCGTATGCATCAAGTACACTTTGAATCTTGAGAACAAAAAACACTCTTAAATCACCAACtcaacccaaaagcttaagctagtgTGTGAgggtaaatttaatatattatctAACACTCCCCTCACTTGTGGCTTGAATTATGAAAAACGACCAAACGAGTGGAAGTCAATATTTAATAGGGAGGAAACAACAACGCAGGGACTTGAACTCAGGACATCCTGTAGCAACTTACTCTGATAGcatcttaaatcatcaactCAACTCAAAAGTTTAAGTTAGTGGGTGaggataaatttaatataacttttcattgaataaatgagAAGAGTCTAATCTGTGGTGTCTAAAGtttcttattaatttcctatAAACATAGCAGACTATGAAAATAGTACAGCCTATCAGCTTAACTTCTATTCAAGAATCTTCAAGAAAAATCTCCATTCAAGAAAGTCCTTCCAAAGTCGTCAATTCAGAAGCCTATGGCTTCAGTTTCCAGAGGAATCGAATTATGAAACagtaaaatttaacaaaattaccAAACTAAGCTTAGTTTACCATATTAAGAAGCTAACACTCATTCACTGTACTCAAACATTAGTCTGTCTATTCATGTTCTTATTGAAGAGCTTTGTTtcctttctttaaaaaaaaaaaaaagaagctaaCACTCATTTCTAAGAGGTCCATACTTCCGTTACTGTATATCAGGTACTTTGAAGGTCAGTTTGCTCCTATTACTGAAGTTGAAATATCAGATGAGGATGTTCAGGCTCATGTTAGAGTTACCGAAGCTGCAGAAAAGGTTGCATAATTATAAATACTTTCTTTTCCAAGCTGATTAACTAAAAGTTATGCAGGTTTTAATTGTGTGATTACcgcttaattttatttttatgcatGCTTTAtctatttaattagatttacaGTAATGAGAGGAAATGTCAGGTCTTTAATTTGTCAAGGTAATGATAGTCTATAGAGCATAAttacttgaaaaaaaatcaaacggAAGACTGCGTGGTTTATTGTTAACCTATTCCTTAGGGGGCCATGTCTACTTTAGAGAAAGTTCTTCAGATGAAACAAGCTAATAGAGATAGTAATGCAAACATTAAGTATTAATATAGAAATTTTTCTCAAGGAAAATGCTACAGTGAGTTATGTAGGCTCTAATTAAAATTCTTCAGAACTCTTTGAAAATATATTCCTCCCCAGTTTGAGCTCTCTTTGATGCTCTAGATCAATGCACTTGGGAAGGTGACTTGCTTATTCCATCGTTAAACTATGATCTTACAAATTTTCAAGACCACAAGTGAGAGAATGTTGAATTATtgatatattaaatttgttttaacttatcagcttaagcttttgggttggTAATTTTACAAAATGTCACTCGAGACTTCTTACTTTGTTAAAAACCTCTCCATTCTTGTCCATGTTGGTACAAAAAATTTAGCAAGTTGTGGGAACATTATGACATTGTTAGCATTTTCCTCATTTACTTTAATAAGAAATTGCTAAAATAGTACCGATGTatttcttaaatcaccaattgacTGTAAAAACTTAAGATAACAAgtgaagacaaatttaatattatatcatttaaCATTCCTCCTGTTTGTGGGTTGGAAATATGTAGAAGGTCCAACAAGTggaaattaatttaattggGGAGGAAATAACATTGTAGGAGTTTGAAGATCGTCAACTTGATACCATCTTAAATCGTTGATTGACCCGGAAGCTTAAGTTAATGGATGAAGGCgaattaaatattatttcatCTATTTTCCTTATGGGCTTCGAGAAAGCCAGCAGTTCCTTATAACAATAGCATGTCTTTTATATTCTTATCTACACTTCGATAGTTTTGGGCTTACCCCTGATCTCGTCCATGCAGGTTTCATTATTGGAAGAAAGCATAAAGCCTAGAACTAATCTTCCTCCCCTGCTGGTATCTCTCCGTGAACGACGACCTGAAAAACTTCATTATATTGGTGTTTCTTTTGGACTCACGTTGGATCTTTTTCGCTTTTGGAGGAGACATAAATTTGCCCCATTCTACATTGGCCAGATTCCAGTTGAGTTGGATTCTAGATTTTATGCTGTTTGATCACTGTGAACAATTTCATATGCTTGTTTCTTATGAAAAAGTAAGGTAAAGTGCTTTTCGGTTTCTTAtatttcccttctcttttcatGGATTAAGAGTACTGTGACGGGTGAGCATACATGCATGGTCCTAAAGCCTTTGAACAATGATGAAATTGAAGCTAATGAATCTGCACAATGGGGCTTTTTTGGTCCATTTTACCGAGGTGAGGTTTTTACATTTAGAAGTGCTATTTCCCTGTGCTATATGCAGTATTTGATTCTACGTTTATGATCCAAACAGATTTCAGGTTAAGGTTTATTAGACTCTTGGGTATTAGTTTCCCTGGAATGGAATATAAGCTAGCAATGAGGTAAGTATATTTAATTATGACCTACTATATAATATATGCCTAGAGATGTCCATGGGCCTCCCCATCCCCATCCCCCATTTCGTTCTCCAACCTTGCAAACTTTCCTGCTTAATTTTGTGGGGATTGGGGTAGAGATTTCCTGCAGAAAATTCGCGTGTCAGGTTGCCCGCTGGGAATTATTCCCCCCTTTTAATtctctttagaaaaaaaaaaatcaatgagaTGATTTCTTAAAGAAACATTAGTTGGTTTTCCATAATGAATCATCATTTAAATGGTTACTAAAAATATCACATTATTCATACAATATTATCTAGAGATAAGAATTTAAAATCATTCTGACCCATAAAGACAtctttgtatgtatatatattacttttctaaaaaataattatgaaaataaACATTGTGGAGAATGGGGAAGGGAAATGAATTTCCCGTCCCCATTTACCTTAGAGGGTCTTTTTGCCCACTCCCCTCTCTTATTGCTCACCGTTGGGAGTGGGTGCCTTCGGCTTCCGACCCGTCAGGGAAAATGGACATCTCTACATTTGTCTTTTCTTACCTCAGTTGacaatttgatttaaattttactAGTGTCTTGGATCCAAAAATTAACTTCACGGAACTAGATCCTTCTGAGGATACTATTGGAGAATTTTTAAATGCAATAAGATATCTTATGTCCGCCCATGATATGAAGCGGTTGGAAGCCTATGCAGACAATCTTGTTGATTTCCACTTGGTAAGATTATCATTCCCCATCTCTCTTGTTTTTGTATGGATGGATTCAAAGATAGTTACAGATTTCATGCCTCCATACATGTGTTATCGGAAAAGGCACAGTATCAGGAGTTATGCATTGAATTTTATTAATGGTTTAATCAAATTGACATACATGtttgaaaataagaaattttaTAGGTAAAAtttttttcctattctttttgcACCCCGTCCTCTTCACTCCCTACCCGTACTGTGGATAGTTCATAAGGTTTTTACCTGCAGCACAATTTATGCATACCAAATCGTTATACAAAGCATGATGTATCACATTTAATATTCTTCTTTCGTTTACAGATACTAGATCTTGTTCCATTACTTGCTCAATTGTATTTCATGGAGAAACTTCCAGTTACTTTGTCGTACGCACAGGCATCTGTGTTGCTCTGTACTGGACTGCAGTTAAGGAATATTACTTATATTGAGGTCTGATTATATTATCCTTTTGGATTGTTGCTTTTTGTACTAGTTATTAAGTAGGAACGTGGGCCTACTATTtagctatatttacaattttttaaaaaatgttgctatacacttaattattatcctaaaattgttatccattataattacccaCCCTTTATTCAACTAGTTTAGTTATTTATTGTTTTAGCTAGTTAGTTTGTAGTTAATTGGCTTGTAGTTACTAGGTAAGTTTGCAGCCTATAAAGTGAGTAGTTCATTATTTTAGACATAACTTTGATATTGAAGAGGAA contains:
- the LOC103484686 gene encoding protein SLOW GREEN 1, chloroplastic isoform X2, translating into MASTSTSAFSVSSQIELPGPPKFSSYNVRALSNFRFSILQKNYKLSSQSLFYSPKIFHSPIHNTLFSNLSESDIRRSTSPQIKLSKYIVEKFVGFLVGSFIFMGCFNLRYARALPAQTSSKNPTLAEKAQIPEGDSEEMWERILEHDPSNVDTLKAVLYGKMRSGKTEEAIKYVKRLIDLEPDEVEWRLLLALCYETLGELGTAKRLFMEILKQKPLLVRALHGLALVMHKNNEGESVFEMLNKALDIARDEKKLAEHRSIGILIAQMHVVKGELEEGLKKFQNLVEENPRDFRPHLCQGIIYSLLDKKKEAAEQFEIYQALVPDEFPQREFIDDIMLSATTASREQFQKEFDAEFTNKK
- the LOC103484686 gene encoding protein SLOW GREEN 1, chloroplastic isoform X1, with translation MASTSTSAFSVSSQIELPGPPKFSSYNVRALSNFRFSILQKNYKLSSQSLFYSPKIFHSPIHNTLFSNLSESDIRRSTSPQIKLSKYIVEKFVGFLVGSFIFMGCFNLRYARALPAQTSSKNPTLAEKAQIPEGDSEEMWERILEHDPSNVDTLKAVLYGKMRSGKTEEAIKYVKRLIDLEPDEVEWRLLLALCYETLGELGTAKRLFMEILKQKPLLVRALHGLALVMHKNNEGESVFEMLNKALDIARDEKKLAEHRSIGILIAQMHVVKFGFQGELEEGLKKFQNLVEENPRDFRPHLCQGIIYSLLDKKKEAAEQFEIYQALVPDEFPQREFIDDIMLSATTASREQFQKEFDAEFTNKK
- the LOC103484684 gene encoding RNA cytidine acetyltransferase 2; protein product: MRKKVDERIRTLIENGVKSRHRSMFVIIGDKSRDQIVNLHYMLSKATIKSRPNVLWCYRDKLELSSHRKKRAKQVKKLMQRGLLDPEKVDPFSLFLETGGITYCLYKDSERILGNTFGMCILQDFEALTPNLLARTIETVEGGGLIILLLRSLSSLTSLYTMVMDVHERYRTESHLEAAGRFNERFLLSLASCKACVLMDDEMNVLPISSHIRSITPIPVKEDSEGLPEGEWDLKNLKEQLSDEFPVGPLIKKCCTLDQGRAVVTFLDAILDKTLRCTVALLAGRGRGKSAALGLAVAGAVAAGYSNIFVTAPSPENLKTLFDFVCKGLNAVEYKEHIDFDVVKSTNPEFKKATVRINIYKQHRQTIQYIQPQEHEKLSQVELLVVDEAAAIPLPVVKSLLGPYLVFLSSTVNGYEGTGRSLSLKLLQQLEEQSQVSNKSVEGSVSGRLFKKIELSESIRYASADPIELWLHGLLCLDVTSSIPPINRLPPPGECDLYYVNRDTLFSYHRDSELFLQRMMSLYVASHYKNSPNDLQLMADAPAHHLFVLLGPVDETSNQLPDILCVVQVCLEGQISRKSAMKSLSAGHQPFGDQIPWKFCEQFREANFPSLSGARIVRIATHPSAMRLGYGSQAVELLTRYFEGQFAPITEVEISDEDVQAHVRVTEAAEKVSLLEESIKPRTNLPPLLVSLRERRPEKLHYIGVSFGLTLDLFRFWRRHKFAPFYIGQIPSTVTGEHTCMVLKPLNNDEIEANESAQWGFFGPFYRDFRLRFIRLLGISFPGMEYKLAMSVLDPKINFTELDPSEDTIGEFLNAIRYLMSAHDMKRLEAYADNLVDFHLILDLVPLLAQLYFMEKLPVTLSYAQASVLLCTGLQLRNITYIEGQMKLERQQILSLFIKVMKKFHKYLYGIASKEIESTMPRMREIPLEPHEISVDDDLHEAAKQVEEKMKMNNEGLLDVGMLQQYAIVDGDVDFAGALQSGGGKVPSGGVVSVKSNKTKAEKQGKRKEKDQSSKKRSKDDGYKSNKKKKV